The Lates calcarifer isolate ASB-BC8 linkage group LG6, TLL_Latcal_v3, whole genome shotgun sequence genome includes a region encoding these proteins:
- the epha2b gene encoding LOW QUALITY PROTEIN: ephrin type-A receptor 2 (The sequence of the model RefSeq protein was modified relative to this genomic sequence to represent the inferred CDS: deleted 1 base in 1 codon), with translation MDFFGGVRPLLFSYVLINGILITLQTKEEVLLDMRATGGELGWLTWPLEQGDKPGWEVVQRTLNGSQFYTYSVCNVGEREQDNWLRTTFIQRRPSASRVFVEIQFIVRDCNSFDGASLTCKETFNLFTSESDADVGTTFRKGQFKKVATIAPDEITSKNELRINEETRVVENLSRKGFYLAFQDIGACVALLSVRVYYKTCPATVKSLASFPETVAGGENQALRKVSGVCVENAVSKEQPRIYCTVDGEWVVPVGQCQCRPGYEEVEDACQECQPGFFKAAASSDKCEPCPANTQGPDSGALFCPCMDGFYRAPNDPPTGPCSGLPSAPRDLVATTTQLSAGKLLLSWSPPEDTGGRTDITYSVDCQRCEGSACQPCGEKIRYEPSSVGLTDTKVSVSELDAHLNYTFTVEAHSGVSVFASQAAPQAHRPPSTSALTTSLHYTDPPKITTMRLVERTSTTLSLSWDVSPRPRVQLRPIRYELTYRKKDDNLDVTTYIVLKLEKNSVQISDLDPGTAYLFRVQALSSDGSPGGSSVEEQFETSSEGLLTHNTALVLCLAVGAAVVLFIVVVVLFLRRRRRNTHTRQGPEDTYFSSSEQLKPLKTYVDPHTYEDPNIAVLKFATEIHPSHITKQKVIGAGEFGEVYRGILKVPGRKEVAVAIKTLKPGYTEKQRQDFLSEASIMGQFSHQNIIRLEGVVTKCKDFFKHAMIVTEYMENGALDRYLRDHDGEFSSYQLVGMLRGIAAGMKYLSDMSYVHRDLAARNILVNNTLECKVSDFGLSRVLEDDPEGTYTTSGGKIPIRWTAPEAIAYRKFTSASDVWSFGIVMWEVMAFGERPYWDMSNHEVMKAINEAFRLPAPMDCPSAVYQLMLQCWLQDRSKRPRFGDIVSLLDKLLRSPDSLKTIADFDPRVSIRLPSTSGSDGSPFRSVSEWLESIKMSQYSENFTCAGIVTMDQVLQMKNEDIKNIGVRLPGHLKRIAYSILGLKDQTSTLSVFAV, from the exons AGGTTCTTTTGGATATGAGGGCAACAGGAGGTGAGCTGGGCTGGCTGACATGGCCCTTAGAGCAGGGGGACAAGCCTGGG TGGGAGGTCGTCCAGAGGACTCTGAATGGCTCTCAGTTCTACACCTACTCCGTCTGTAATGTTGGTGAACGTGAGCAGGACAACTGGCTGCGCACCACCTTCATCCAGCGGCGTCCATCGGCTTCACGGGTCTTTGTTGAAATCCAGTTTATCGTACGTGACTGCAACTCTTTCGATGGTGCCTCGCTGACCTGCAAAGAAACCTTCAACCTCTTCACATCTGAGTCAGATGCCGACGTGGGGACTACCTTCCGCAAGGGCCAGTTTAAGAAAGTGGCCACCATAGCTCCTGACGAGATCACCAGCAAAAATGAGCTGCGAATCAACGAAGAGACACGAGTGGTGGAAAACCTGTCTCGAAAAGGCTTCTACTTGGCCTTTCAAGACATCGGAGCCTGCGTTGCACTTCTCTCCGTCAGGGTCTACTACAAAACTTGTCCGGCCACAGTGAAGAGTCTGGCCTCCTTCCCTGAGACCGTGGCCGGAGGTGAGAACCAGGCTCTCAGGAAAGTGAGCggagtgtgtgtggaaaacGCAGTCAGCAAGGAGCAGCCTCGCATCTACTGCACTGTGGATGGGGAGTGGGTGGTACCAGTCGGACAGTGCCAGTGCAGACCAGGCTATGAGGAAGTCGAAGATGCATGTCAAG aatGTCAGCCTGGCTTCTTCAAAGCTGCAGCATCCAGTGACAAGTGTGAGCCGTGTCCTGCCAACACCCAGGGGCCAGACTCCGGGGCTTTGTTTTGTCCTTGCATGGATGGCTTCTACCGGGCTCCAAATGATCCCCCTACTGGACCCTGCTCAG GCCTCCCCTCTGCTCCACGAGACCTCGTGGCCACTACCACCCAGCTGTCTGCAGGAAAACTCCTGCTCTCTTGGAGCCCACCCGAAGACACTGGGGGTCGAACTGATATCACCTATAGTGTTGATTGCCAGCGCTGCGAGGGAAGTGCGTGTCAACCCTGTGGAGAGAAGATCCGCTATGAGCCGTCCAGCGTGGGCCTGACTGACACCAAGGTTTCAGTGAGCGAGCTGGACGCTCACCTTAACTACACCTTCACTGTGGAAGCACACAGCGGCGTGTCAGTATTCGCTAGTCAGGCAGCGCCACAGGCTCATAGACCACCATCCACCAGTGCTCTGACTACATCTCTGCACTACACAG ATCCTCCCAAGATTACCACCATGCGACTGGTAGAGAGGACCTCCACCACCTTGTCCCTTTCCTGGGATGTATCTCCACGACCACGGGTCCAACTGCGGCCCATCCGCTATGAACTCACTTATCGCAAGAAG GACGATAACCTGGATGTGACGACCTACATCGTGCTCAAACTCGAGAAGAACTCTGTACAGATCAGTGATCTGGACCCGGGCACAGCCTACCTGTTCAGGGTGCAGGCCCTCAGCAGCGACGGCAGCCCTGGAGGCTCCAGTGTGGAGGAGCAGTTTGAGACCTCCTCTGAAG GACTTCTCACTCACAACACAGCGCTCGTCCTCTGCCTGGCGGTTGGAGCAGCGGTGGTGTTGTTCATAGTGGTCGTCGTCCTGTTCCTGCGCAGACG gAGAAGGAACACTCACACCAGGCAAGGACCAGAGGACACCTACTTCTCCAGCTCAg AGCAACTGAAGCCTCTGAAGACCTACGTGGACCCACACACATACGAGGACCCCAACATAGCTGTACTGAAGTTTGCCACTGAAATCCACCCCAGCCACATAACCAAACAGAAAGTCATTGGAGCTG gGGAGTTTGGCGAGGTGTACCGTGGTATTCTGAAGGTGCCGGGGAGGAAGGAGGTGGCGGTGGCTATCAAGACGCTGAAACCAGGCTACACGGAGAAACAGAGGCAGGACTTCCTGAGCGAGGCCTCC ATCATGGGGCAGTTCTCCCACCAGAACATCATCCGTCTGGAGGGGGTGGTCACCAAATGTAAGGATTTCT TTAAACATGCCATGATTGTGACTGAATACATGGAGAATGGAGCACTGGACAGATACCTCAGG GACCACGATGGGGAGTTTTCTTCCTACCAGCTGGTGGGCATGCTGCGTGGGATTGCAGCAGGCATGAAGTACCTCTCTGACATGAGCTATGTCCACCGTGACCTGGCTGCGCGCAATATCCTCGTCAACAACACCCTGGAGTGTAAAGTGTCAGACTTCGGCCTGTCCCGGGTGTTGGAGGACGATCCTGAGGGGACATACACCACAAGC GGAGGAAAGATTCCCATTCGCTGGACGGCTCCAGAGGCAATAGCATACAGGAAGTTCACCTCAGCCAGTGACGTGTGGAGCTTTGGCATCGTCATGTGGGAGGTTATGGCGTTTGGTGAAAGGCCTTACTGGGACATGAGTAACCACGAG GTGATGAAGGCCATCAACGAGGCCTTTAGGCTGCCGGCGCCTATGGACTGTCCCTCAGCCGTTTACCagctgatgctgcagtgctggCTTCAGGATCGCTCCAAGAGACCACGTTTCGGAGACATTGTTAGTCTGCTGGACAAGCTGCTGCGGAGCCCCGACTCCCTGAAGACCATTGCAGACTTTGACCCACG CGTATCCATCCGCCTTCCCAGCACCAGCGGCTCGGACGGTTCCCCCTTCAGGTCGGTGTCTGAGTGGCTGGAGTCCATCAAGATGAGTCAGTACAGTGAGAACTTCACCTGCGCTGGGATCGTCACCATGGACCAGGTCCTGCAGATGAAGAACGA GGATATTAAGAACATCGGGGTGAGGCTCCCTGGCCATTTGAAAAGAATTGCCTACAGCATCTTGGGCTTAAAGGACCAGACTAGCACCCTGAGCGTGTTTGCTGTGTGA